Proteins encoded together in one Blastocatellia bacterium window:
- a CDS encoding NFACT family protein: MDGVIFVKLVSELADRLCGRRVEKVRRVADNVVALKINRDWLILSCEPQRPYLSLGRKPEAEEVVSDRFGLLLQKHLQSARLRTIESPGYDRVAFLRFTVWLEESTHTEPIERTLAAVLIGRLANLYLLDERGCIIERLADRGNASNRAGELFHAPPSRGKKDPRSLSQQEFVALVAEGESLAEVLAREIDGFGSLFAAEVEARLREIQNGETPDPVLAYRAFHSVVDDLFNKPTAGLIYSPFPLEAMRPGDLQPSDLKLSPIPLRQCAGMIETRYDSLVEAAAVYYRLVAEIEQFHRQKARALAEIKEQIEKKQKLIHRLEADLQALGDEQQWKMWGDLLLANAATAVRTNHGFRVVNYYDPDGVEIEIPADVGQTPQQAATAYFARYRKAKRGRQMISDQQARALAEIEQLEQRRQAVSSARTVDDLLNVVGRADGRPSLTRRDRSEKRTRRIPGVRRFLSSDGYEILVGKSAEDNERMTFKIAGPHDLWLHAADYAGSHVIVRKRKGETVPPQTLLEAAQLAAYFSQARDSGKVVVHYTERKFVSKIPRATPGLVRLADHKSLVVEPKIENVRRMDE, from the coding sequence ATGGACGGTGTGATATTCGTTAAACTGGTGAGCGAGCTTGCTGACCGGCTCTGCGGGCGGCGGGTCGAGAAGGTTCGGCGGGTGGCCGATAATGTCGTCGCCCTCAAGATCAATCGCGACTGGCTCATTCTTTCGTGCGAACCACAACGCCCCTACCTTTCACTTGGCCGGAAGCCCGAGGCTGAAGAGGTCGTCTCCGATCGGTTCGGGCTTCTCCTTCAAAAACATCTGCAGAGCGCCCGTCTCCGCACGATCGAATCTCCCGGATACGATCGTGTAGCGTTTCTGCGTTTTACTGTTTGGCTGGAGGAATCCACTCACACGGAGCCAATCGAAAGAACTCTCGCCGCAGTCCTCATTGGGCGACTGGCCAATCTCTATCTTCTGGATGAAAGGGGATGCATCATCGAGCGCCTCGCTGACCGCGGGAATGCAAGCAATCGCGCCGGCGAACTTTTCCATGCTCCGCCGTCGCGAGGAAAGAAAGATCCTCGATCACTCAGCCAGCAAGAGTTCGTTGCGCTCGTCGCGGAAGGTGAGTCGCTTGCCGAGGTCCTGGCCCGCGAGATTGATGGTTTCGGCTCACTCTTTGCCGCCGAAGTGGAAGCCCGCCTCCGTGAGATCCAGAATGGGGAGACTCCCGATCCGGTCCTTGCATACCGCGCCTTTCATAGCGTTGTGGACGACCTTTTCAACAAGCCGACGGCTGGTCTGATCTATTCTCCTTTCCCGCTGGAAGCCATGAGACCCGGCGACCTTCAGCCCTCAGATTTGAAGCTTTCGCCCATTCCCCTGCGGCAGTGCGCGGGAATGATCGAGACACGGTATGACTCGCTGGTGGAGGCCGCCGCAGTCTATTATCGTCTTGTCGCAGAGATCGAGCAGTTCCACCGGCAGAAAGCGAGGGCTCTCGCCGAAATCAAAGAGCAAATCGAGAAGAAACAGAAGCTCATCCACCGCCTGGAGGCCGACCTTCAGGCACTGGGTGATGAACAGCAGTGGAAAATGTGGGGCGATCTTCTGCTGGCCAATGCTGCGACAGCGGTTAGAACTAATCATGGATTCCGCGTGGTCAACTATTACGATCCCGATGGCGTAGAGATCGAGATACCCGCCGACGTAGGGCAAACGCCGCAGCAAGCAGCCACGGCCTATTTCGCTCGCTATCGGAAGGCGAAGCGGGGCCGACAGATGATCTCTGACCAACAGGCCCGGGCTCTGGCGGAAATCGAGCAGCTCGAACAACGACGTCAGGCCGTTTCATCGGCCAGGACAGTGGACGATCTCCTGAACGTCGTCGGTCGGGCGGATGGGCGACCGTCCCTCACTCGTCGAGATCGCTCAGAGAAACGCACCCGCAGGATTCCCGGAGTCCGCCGCTTCCTCTCATCCGATGGATACGAGATTCTGGTGGGCAAAAGCGCGGAGGATAACGAACGGATGACGTTCAAGATCGCCGGCCCCCATGATCTGTGGCTTCATGCTGCTGATTACGCCGGTTCTCACGTCATCGTGCGCAAACGGAAGGGAGAAACGGTGCCGCCACAAACGCTCCTCGAAGCTGCTCAACTGGCTGCCTATTTCAGTCAGGCACGCGATTCGGGCAAGGTCGTCGTTCACTATACAGAGCGGAAGTTTGTCAGTAAAATTCCTCGCGCTACTCCGGGACTGGTCCGGCTCGCCGACCATAAATCGCTCGTCGTCGAACCGAAAATTGAAAATGTTCGCCGTATGGATGAATGA